GGTAACCGTTCAGCACATAATGCTGGATGCTCGATCCTCGATGCTCGATCCTCGATGCTCGATCCTCGATGCTCGATCCTCGATGCTCGATGCTCGATCCTCGATGCTCGATGCTCGATGCTCGATGCTCGATGCTCGATGCTCGATGCTCGATCCTCGATGCTCGATGCTCGATGCTCGATGCTGGTAAAGGATCCAGTATCCAGGATCGAGCATCGAGCATCGAGTTTGTGCCTTAGTGGCTGAACGCTTACAATAAGAGTAACTGCTCAGCCACAAAGACACGAAGGCACTAAGACACGAAGGCACTAAGATTCCAGAAGCCAATAGCTAATAGCCAAATAGCCAATAGCCAATAGCTAATAGCCAATAGCCAATAGCTAATAGCCAATAGCCAATAGCCAATAGCCAATAGCTAATAGCCAATAGCCAATAGCCAATAGCTAATAGCCAATAGCCAATAGCCAATAGCTAATAGCCAATAGCTAATAGCCAATAGCTAATAGCCAGTAGTCTCTTTGGTCCTTTTAGTCCTTTTAGTCCTTTTAGTCCTTTTTAGTCCTTTTAGTCCTTTTGGTCCTTTTAGTCCTTTTAGTCCTTTTAGTCCTTTTAGTCCTTTTGGTCATTTTAGTCCTTTTAGTCCTTTTGGTCCTTTTGGGTTAAAGAGCCAATAGCCAATAACCAATAGGGCATTCCCCCCTATTGCCTTTGTGTCTTAGTGGCTGACTAGTTACAAACAAGATAAATCCGGAATCCGAAATCCGCAATCAGGAGGTGGGTTCAATGTTTAAAACCTTGGTGAGGACTTTTATTTTCCCCTTGACGTTACTGTTTGGCTTATCCGGGGTAGCCTCGGCTGGTCCGATCAGCACAGATCCAGCCGACTGGCAAGGACTGGAGCCTGAAATAATCGATGAATTAGACGATTATAATACAGGCAACACCATAGCCGCCACGGAGGATGAGTTGACGATGATCTTTTGCGATCCGGCTCATCATAACATCGGATGCCAGGGGGGGTTTGATCTATGGATTGCTACCCGAAACTCGAAAGATGAGGAATGGGGTGTGCCGCAAAATATGAATGGGTTTCAGGTGTCAGGGTTAGCCAGGAAGAATCAATTTAATACGGCGGCTAACAACTGGCCTCCGGCTATTAACGGGGATGGAACTATCCTTGTCTGGGAGGACAAGCGAAAGCCGAGTAATCCTGACGCCAATTATGCTAACAAGATTTGGATATCCCTCAAACTTACAGATGTCAGCCAACTTACTAATCCTGATGATCCCTTTTATAAGGCTTATCATGATGACTGGGGCAGCAGCTTTGGCTCCTGGAGTGTGGGTAAATGGGGGCCGGCGGTGAATATAGACTACTACAATCAAAAATTGGGCGGTGGAAATTTAAACTCTTCAGGGAGTTCCACCGATGGCGATCCGGAGATATCCAAGGATGGACTGGAGCTTTACATCTCTACCGAGCGAGAGGGTGATAGAGACATCTGGATTGCCACCAGGAACTCACTTAGCGAGCCCTTTACTAACTTGAAGAATTTAGATGACTATAATGTAGACCGGGGCGGCTCACCCCTCAATTATGGCGGGGAGGATGAAAATCCGGCTATCTCGGCGGATGGCCTGACTATGTTCTTTCTCTCTAAAAGAGATGGTGGTTGGGACGTCTTTATAACCACCAGGAAGAGCTTAGATGCCCCTTGGGGTGAGCCGGTGAATGTCTGCGAGGATCTACTTCTTCAACCTGAGGGTCTGAGTGGGAATCAATGGGGTATTGATTTTGCTGGTGATAGTTTATATCTCACTCATCAGGGGAAGATACACATCATCGAGAATATTCCTTCAGGTTCTCCTATAACCATCATCTCTGTGGTCGACCAGGGCGGGATAAGGAGGTTGGTGAAAGCTTACTACAAGCCGAGCACAGCTACTATTATTTACTGGGAAGAATATAAGGGGAATCTGGAACAACACATTCCGCCGAAATTCTGGCATCTCTTTTGAAGGCGCTGAGGCGGATTAATTCGACTGAGAGTTACGAGGTATTTAAGATGGCACCATTTCCTAAGTATGAAAGAGGGGTAGGGTTGCTCGAAACGGTGATTGCGGCGGTGATCCTATTATTTGTGGCTCTGGCTGCCGCCACCATCTTTTATCAGGGGGCAGTTTCCACGGTTAACACTAAACAGGTCCTCGAAGCTAACCACATGGCGCAAAAGAAGATAGAGGAACTTAAGGCCCTCGGTCGGGGTAACATCGACACTATTATGACGGTGGCGGGGATAACTGGTCCGGGAGTGCCATACGCTGATCCGGAGTCCACTACTATAGGTAACGATCTACCCGCCACGATGACTACTACCATAGAATATATTGATGATCCGGCTGATGGCGATCCAGGGGATACCGATTATGCGAGGATAGAGGTAAAAGTAGATTGGCTGGAAAATAATCAATCACGAGAGAGAGCCCTACAGACCGATATATTCCAATAAAATTGCAGATTGGCGATGGCGGAAGGCGGATGTGGCAGAAGTTTTGGGATAGGCTTTTAGAATTCTCCATTCACCATCGACCATCTGTAATCCAGAGGGGGATGAAGAATGTTTAAATCCGAAAGAGGAATAGCCCTGGTAGTGGCCCTGATAATTATGGTGGCGATAATGGGCTTAGCGAGCGCTTATTTGCTCCTGACCATTTCTGAGTCCAGGAGAGCCAAGGTGGATGAATATTACCTCAGACGTCTCCACACGGCTGATGGGGGGATACAACAAGGCATCTGGCGGTATGAAGATGTCGCTGCCTTTAAGGAGGCTGTAAAAAACGACGGTGATACCTGGTTTGTCATCACCTTGCCTGACGGTGGCGTGGACACGGTTGTGGTGACGAAGTAAGACCTATTCAATGCGGATTTCGGATTGCGGATTGCGGATTTAGAATCTGAAATCCGAAATCCGAAATCGGGAGGGGGAAGATCAGATTTCAGGTAGATTAAGGGGAGCTGGTTTTTCGGATGGGCTATAATACGATTAAAAGTGATAAAGGGTTTACCGTAATAGAGGTAATTATTAGCACCGCCATCCTGCTGGTGATGGTCTTAAGTATATACACCTTCTTTGTTTCAGGACTGTTCTCCTCGTTAAAAGGAGAAAATAAGTCACGCGCGGTCCAGATCGTCAGATTCGCTATGGACGGAGAATTGACCAATCCCAGAAATCCCGGCCTGATTGACGAACTGAGGCGGGCGGGCAAGATTACTTTGGCCGATGAAGATTCCATTAATTTTGACATAACTGACACCAGTGGAGTGACTATTAATACTATCGATTATTCCTATCTGGAGCCTGTCTCACTGGCTACTACCGCGAGCATCCAGAGAGCAGATACCCAAGGAAGCGCTGTTATTGCTGATCACATCCTGCATCCTGATGGCTTGCAATTCACCTATTTTGACGGCAATGGTGATACGCTGGCCTTCCCTATTGGAGACCCATCTGTTATTCGTCAGATACAGGTGGAGATAAAGACTGACATTAATGGCGACGGCCAGCCTGATGCCGTTTTGACCACCAAAGTGGCCCCTCGAAACCTGTAACTGTTTACTAAACCTCTTCTCTCCTCAACACCTCGGCAAATTCCGGCTCTTTCTGGGCATGCTTCTTTAAAACTAAAACCTTCCAGACCCAAGTCTCTCACAATTTCACCTGGATGTCATTAGAAATTAATTGACAAATCTTTTCACTTCATGTAGAATAAATAGGAGATCTACACCGAGGGCTGTTACTAAGATACCAAGGCTCTTTAGCCGTGATCCGTGTCCGAAAGAGGGAAGAACGGACACGGAGAAAAAAGCGGGCACGGATAACGGTCAGGGAGGATGGTGGAGTGTCTGATGAGCAAAGACAGACGGACCCGAGACTCGACGACCCGCAAGCAGATGCCCCGAACTCGAAACTAATTATTGCCATTGACGGCCCGGCCGGGTCAGGCAAGAGCACGGCCGCCAGGATATTGGCCCAGAAGCTGGGCTATAAATATGTAGATACCGGCGCCATGTATCGCGCTGTTACCCTGAAAGGCCTCAGGTTAGGCGTAGACCTTTCAGGTGAAGAGATAGTGGCGATTCTTTCGGAAACGAAGATAGATTTCAAGGATAGCCGGCTCTACCTTGATGGCGAAGATGTTTCTCAGGAGATAAGAACCGGCCCAGTGACGGCAAATGTTTCGAAGGTAGCTGCCAACGCCGGCGTTCGAGCTTGCCTGGTAGCGCTTCAAAGAGAAATGGGCGATAGTGGCGGCATCGTTATGGAGGGACGAGATATTGGGACGGTGGTCTTTCCTGAGGCTGACTTGAAATTTTACCTTGACGCCTCTCTGGCGGAGCGGGCCAGACGTCGAAGTCAGGAACTAACAGAAGAACACGACCCGGAAAGGCTAAAAGAAGAGATAAAATTGAGGGATGAGAAGGACAAAGGACGCCAGAGCGGCCCCTTGAAGTTAGCCGAAGGCGCTCTTCTGATAGACACCACTGAACTGGGGATTGAGGAGGTAGTTGAAAAGTTGAGAGTTAAGAGTGAAGAGTTGATGGTTAAAAGAGGAAAAAGGTGATTGGCTATCGGTGATCGGTGATCGGTAGTCAAAAGGAAGTGAAGCAACTGATTACCGATTACCGATTATCTGATTATGTCTTACCGAATCATACAGTTTATTCTCGGGCTGGTATTTAGATTGATCCTTCGCCTCAAGGTAGTCGGGGAGGAAAATATCCCCCCCAGCGGACCGGTTTTGATTGCTTCCAATCATATTAGCTATCTTGATCCTCCTTTACTGGGGGTGGCGGTCAGGGGCCGTCAATTAAATTTTATGGCCAAGGCCGAGCTTTTCAAATTTGCGCCTTTTGCCTGGGTTCTCAGAAGTCTCCATGCCTTTCCAGTGAAACGTAAATCTGCTGATCGGAAGGCCATAATGAGGGCGGTTAATATTCTGAAAGAGGGCCAGGCCTTTCTTCTTTTTCCTGAGGGGACTCGCAGTCATAATGGCCAATTAGGTCGAGGGCAACCAGGGGCAGGCATAATTATTAGCCAGGCTCAAAAGTCGTGTGCCCTATCCATAATTCCGGCCCGAATTAGAGGGTCAGAGCTTGCCTTGCCTCGCGGGGCATTCTTTATCCGTCCTAAACCAGTGGAGGTTAAATTCGGGCCGCCTGTGCTTCTGGAGAAAGTACCTGAGGGTAAAGAGGGCTATCAGCAAGTAGTCGATACTGTTATGGAAGAAATCGGGAGACTGTGAAACTTCCCAAGGAGCGAGATATAAATGAACTCGAAACCCAACGACCCGCAAGCGGGTGCCCCGAACTCGAAATTTGTTTGTGCTGAAGACATTATGACTCGGCAAGTGGTTACGGCCCGGCCTGACATGTCGGTCAAGGAAGTGGCTTCACTTCTGGTTAAATATAAGATCAGCGGATTGCCAGTAGTAGATTCTTCAGACCGCCTGATCGGGATTGTTACTGAAGCCGACCTGGTGCACCAGGAGACAAATCTTCACCTCCCTTCTGTCCTTACCATCTTAGATTCCTTTCTTGTCTTGGAAAGCCCGAAGCACTTTGAAGAGAAATTGCGGAAGATGGTAGCCGATAAGGTGGGGGATATAATGAGCAGGCAGGTAATTGCCGTCTCTCCCCAGGCTGCCGTAGCTGAGGTAGCTACTATTATGTCCCAAAAGCGGATTCATCTTCTACCGGTTGTTTCCAATCAGAAGTTAGTTGGGATTATCAGCAAGGCTGACCTGGTTCGGTTTATTGCGGGAGAATAATCCAAGGTAAGCGTTCAGCCACTAAGGCACAAACTCGATGCTCGATGCTCGATCCTGGATACTGGATCCTTTACCAGCATCGAAGATCGAGCATCGAGCATCCAGCATCATGTGCTGAACGGTTACGAAGCAGCATTACAGGCTGAAGGCTGAAGACTGAAGGCTGAAGTTCAATAGCCTTCAGCCTATCCACCTGTTTTAATTATGCCTATTCTTCCTATTAATATTTACGGTGACGCTATTCTTAAGAGAAAAGCCAAAGCGGTGACTCAAATAGACCAAAGGCTTTATGATTTGGCCGCTAATATGGCCTTCACTATGGAGTCTTATCATGGGATCGGTCTGGCTGCGCCCCAGGTTGGAGTCGGTCGAAGGATTATTGTCCTGGGGATAAATCAGGAGCAGTCAAAGGAACTCATTACCCTGGTCAATCCGGAAATAATTGAAGCTGAGGGGGAGGCGGTGCAGGAAGAGGGGTGCCTTAGCCTTCCGAAAATGAAGGGTGAAGTGAAGCGGGCACATCGTTTGATCCTTAAAGGTTGGGACTTGCAGAATAAAGAAGTGAAAATGGTGGCTACGGACCTCTTTGCCCGGGTTATCCAACACGAGATTGATCATTTAAACGGCACCCTCTTTATTGATAGGATGGATAAAGAGCAGAGAAATTTCCTTCTGACACAGTTTAAAGAAGCCCGTCGCCGGAAGAAATAAGGGGAATAAATCAGCCATCCCAAATCATGCTTAACGCCCTGACCATTGACGTGGAAGATTACTTTCAGGTTTCGGCCTTCGAATCGATTGTTAGCCGCCAAGATTGGTCGCTCTACGAGTGCCGGGTGGAACCGAATACCCGGCTAATCCTCAACATCCTGCGAGAGGCGGGAGTCAAGGCCACCTTTTTCATTTTAGGCTGGGTGGCCGAGCATTTTCGCTCTCTGGTGGCTGAGATAGCCTTTGAGGGCCATGAAATTGCCAGCCATGGGTATGCCCATCAACTTATTTACAATCAATCAAAGGATGAATTCAGAGAAGATATTGAAAAATCAATCGACCTCTTAGAGGGCATTACTGGAGAACCTGTTTTAGGTTATCGGGCGCCTTCTTATTCGATTACCCGCAACTCCTGGTGGGCCTTAGATGTCCTGATCGAAGCCGGGCTGAAATATGATTCCAGCATCTTTCCTATCCATCACGACCGATATGGCATTCCTGATTTCCCCCGGTTTCCTCATCAAATAAGAGATGACTTCTATGAATTCCCCATATCTACTTTAAAGATAGGGGGAATGAATTTCCCTATGGCCGGAGGAGGCTATTTTCGGCTTTTACCCTATCCGATCACCAGATGGGCCATAAACAGGATTAATGATCGAGAGAGGCAGCCGGTTATTTTTTACCTTCATCCCTGGGAATTTGATCCTGACCAGCCAAAGCAGCCCATAGGCGGATTAAGCCGATTCAGGCATTATGTTAATCTGGATAAGACCGAGGCTAAATTCAGAAGGCTCCTGGAAGACTTCCAATTCGCGCCGGTAAAAGAGATATTGGGGATTGGGGATTGCGGATTGCGGATTGGAGGATGAGGTATTGTTCATCGTTTGGGTCATTCCTAAGTTTCGAGTTAGAGATTTCGCCCTTTTCTAAACCCGAAACTTGAAACTGAGACCAGGGCCGAAACGATGAACCATACCTCTCTGGGAAGATTTTCGGATAAAAATATCAGCAGTAATACGATGCTGAACATACATCATCCGGTGACGGACAACCACAAGGGGTCCCTACGGACATTCAAGGTATATGTGGTAGGGACAGGATTTATCCCTGTCCGCCTCTGGAACGATTACCCGGCCAAGGCGGTAACCTGGAAAAAGTTCCCTCTCCCCTTGGGGGAGAGGGTTAGGGTGAGGGGGTAAAGCGTAAGCATAAGTAACTGTAATTATACTAAAATCAACGCTCAATTTTATCCGAGAGCGTTCTCTGGTTAAGAGGAGGTGATTGGAGTGGGAAGAATTGTATCGCACGTCACGGTGGAGAATCCGTTGAATCCAGAAAGCCGAGTTGAATGCGACGCCCTTGTCGATACGGGGGCTTCCCATATGATTTTGCCCCAGGCGTGGCGTGCACGTCTGGGTGAGCTTCGCGAGCTTGGAACCGTTGAGATGGAGACAGCCGATCAGTCCTTACTGAGAGGGACAGCCTGCGGGCCGGTGCAAATCCAGATTGAAGGCTTCCGGCCTATTTTCACTGAGGTCGTGTTTGTCGACATGAAACCGGAGGACGGGAAGTACGAGCCTCTCCTCGGTTATATCGTGCTCGAACAATCTCAAGCCGCCGTGGATATGCTCGGCCACCGTCTTATCTATGTAAAGCATCTTGATCTGAAGTAGCTTCCCTTGTAACTACTACTCAGATGGATAGGCTGAAGGTTGAAGGCTATTGAACTTCAGCCTTCAGCCTATCAGTTACCAAGGCGTGGAGGTCGTGATTATTGGCCAATGAAGATTCTTACCCTAACCACCCTTTTCCCCAACCCGAAACAACCGCATTTGGGCCTTTTTGTCCGCGAACGGGTAAAGGCCATGAGCCATTTATGTGAGCTTAAGGTAGTGGCTCCGATCAGATGGCCCAGTCGATGGCGGATGGCGGATGGCGGATTTAGAATCCGAAATCCGAAATCTGAAATCCAAAATCCAAAATTAGAGGTTTTCCATCCCTCGGTCTTTCTGTGGCCAGGGATAGGTCGTTCCCTGCACTGGGTGGCTTATTTCCTTTCCGTAGTTAGAACCATCTCAAGACTTCGGCAGACCTTTTCTTTTGATCTTCTGGATGTGCACTATGCCTATCCGGACGGGGCGGCCGGGGTACTGTTGGGTAAATATTTGAAGGTGCCGGTAAGTATCACGGTTCGGGGAACGGACATCAACCTCTTTAGCCGGGAGAGACTTCGGGGAAGGGTGATTCAATGGGCTTTAGTTGAAGCCGATCTGGTTATTGCCGTTTCCGTTGATTTAGGGAGAAAAGTAGTTGATCTGGGGGTTAGCCCTGAAAAGGTGAAGATTATTCCTAATGGGGTCGATTCAGAGAAATTTTATCCGGTAAACCCTGCGGAGGCGAGGAGGCAGTTGGGATTGTCCTCTGAGTCTTTGGTCATTCTTTCTGTGGCTAATTTGATAAAGACAAAGGGGATTCATCATATTATCGAGGCGGTGAAGGAAGTTAGGGAGAAAGGGAAAGAGGTGAATTTAATTATTGTAGGTGAAGGCCAGGCCAGGCCGGGTTTGGAAAGGCAAATCAGAGACCTGGGCTTGATTGATTCGGTTAAACTTATTGGAGCTTGCGAACAGACTCAATTATATCTCTGGTATAATGCCGCTAACCTTTTCTGTTTGGCCTCTTATCGGGAGGGTTGTCCTAATGTCTTGCTGGAGGCATTAGCCTGCGGCTGTCCGGTGGCGGCTGTTGAGGTGGGTGGTGTGCCTGAGATTATTACTTCTGAAGACTATGGCCTTCTGGTAAAGAGTCCTCCTGATCGGGGCAGCCTGTCAGAGGCTATCTGGAAGGCCTTGAATAAAGACTGGGATAGAGAAAAGCTAATTAGCTATGCCCGGGAAAGGACCTGGGATAAGGTAGCCGAGCAGGTTATGATAGAATTCAATCAGATTGCGGATTGCGAATCGCGAATCGCGAATTGCGAATTACGGATTTAGAATTCGAAATCCAAAATCCGAAATCTGCAATCGGTATGTTCGCAATCCGCAATCCGCGATTCGCAATCCGCGATCCGCAATTCGCAATCCGCAATCCGCAATTCGCAATCCGCGATTCGCAATCCGCGATCCGCAATCCGCGATCCGCGATTCGCGATTCGCAATCCGCAATCCAATGTATGTTTTAATCACCGTTGACACCGAATCCAGTAAACGTCGAGGCAAGCCCTTGCCTTATGAACAGATGGTCTATGGCCGGGTAGGGGAAGAGTGCTTCGGTATTCCAAAGATTATTTCTATCTGTAATCAATATGGGCTGGGGGCTACCTTTTTTGTCAGTGTCTTTGAGGCCCAGCATTATGGGGCAGACCTTATCAAAAAGACCTGCTTAGATATAGCTGAGGCAGGCCATGATGTTCAGCTCCATACCCATCCTAACTGGATATATTCGGATTGGCTTATGTGGCAATATCCCTTGGAGAGGCAGATAGAGCTGATCAAAAGGGGCAAGGAGATGCTTTGCCAATTTTTGGGGGAACCGCCCATTGCCCATCGGGCCGGAGCATTTGGAGCGGATTTTAATACCTTGAAGGCCCTGGCCGCCAACGCCATCCCGATCGATTCCTCTTTTTTCTTTGGGTATCCTTATTGCCGGCTTACCTCGCCACCGCTCTCCAAAAACGGCATATCAGTAATCAGCGGAATGCAGATGGCGGCATCCGCCATCCGCCATTCGCCATCGGCTAATGGAGTGGTGGAGATACCGCCCACAATTTTTACTGAAATAAAATTAGGTTCCTTTAAGCGCTACCGGAACCTTGATCCCTACACGACTTCTTTGCCTGAGATGATTCGAGTGGTTAAGCAGGCCAAGGAGAGAGGCTTGAAGACCGTGGTGGTCTTGCTGCACAGTTTTACCTTTTTAAGGATGGACAGGGATCGAACCAGATTTGAACCGGACTGGAAGGACATTAAGAAATTCGACCAGTTTTGTGCCTGGCTCAAAGGCGAGCCGGGGATAGAGGTGGTCACCATGAAACAGATTGCGGATTTAGAATCCGAAATCCGCAATCCGAAATCCGCAATCAGTATGTCCGCAATCCGCCATCCAAAATCCGAAATCGAAGATGACCTGGTGCCTCATCCGGGTATGCCCTATACCCTTATGCGGTCTTTTACTCACTTCCGAAAGAGCCGGAAAAACAAACTGGTGGCCATATTTAGTCTGAGCACCGGTCTATTTCTCCTGATGTTTCTCGGGTGGCTTATTGGATTTCGGTAATCGTTCACCACAGAGATACAGAGACATAGAGAATGATTTTAGATTTTTCTCAGTGTCTCTGTGTCTCCGTGGTGAGGTGAACGGTTACGGATTTCGCCCCCACTTGGTGGGCACCCCAGATTTCGGATGGCAAATTTGGGAATGGATTTGGGGCATGGTTCAAAGATGACCCTTTGCTTGTCTTACTTCGGTTTAGACAGGATAGGTTCCGGGTTTTTCGTCGGTCGTCTTGCGTCTCTCTTCCCTCGTCCCTCGCCTCTCGCCTCTCATTTCTCATCTCTTAATTCGTTGATTGACAGTAAGTTATCTTCTATTCTATTAAATCATAACAAAAAATAGTTGACAAAAAATCGATTTTGGTGTATGATAAGCCAACGTTTGAATAGAGCACGGATCACAATTAATTAGTGTACGTGTTTTTTTTCTTTTTAAGGGGTGTTTTATACTATATATTGTATATAAGGGGTAGACCCTAATACTATATATGCCCTTTAGAGATATTTATAGTATAGTATAGATAGAATTTTTAAGACCGAATTTAAAAAAGTTGTTGACAAAGATAGGCTCTTAGTGTAGAATATGGATTCAAAATAAAAGAGGGGTGCAGTCTCTTTATTTGCATAGTATCACAAGGCTTGAAACCATTGGCCTGGTTCATCGTGAGGGGGCAGGCATAAGTTTTGGGTTAGAGATTTCGTCCTTTTCCAGACCCGAAAATCGAAACCCGAAACTGAACCAATGGCCGAAACGATGAACAAAGCTTATTTAATCCTACCAATGAAACACAGTTTTAGATCCAGCAAACATTGTCCCAGCCAGTTTATTTTATCCGGGAATTTTCAAGGTTACCTGAAGGGGAAGGGGTAGATTTTATCGGGGAATTATTTTATCCGGGAATTTTCAAGGTTACCCGAAGGGGAAGGGGTAAATTTTAGCCGGGAATTATTTTATCCGGGAATTTCCAAGGTTACCTGAAGGGGTAACGGTTAAATACTCTCTGCTTTTCTGGGGGAGACGGGATGGGTTTTAACTAAGGGCGGTTAAGCTTGTCCGGCTACTTTGAGGGGCCGGGCAGGCTTAGTCGCTGGGTTGCCTTCTCTGGTGAGAAGCTGGTTAGAAAAACGAATAGACCGGGAGGGGCAATAGCCGATAGGTAATAGCCAGTAGCCAATAGTCCCTTTGGTCCTTTTGGTCCCTTTGGGTTAAAGAGCCAATGGGCTATTGGCTCTTGGAAGGGGATTAAGATGAGATCGGCTTTAGCGGCTTTATTTCTTTCGATAGCTTTAATCGCGGGTATTTGTGGCAGCCCGGCTTATGCGGCTGGTGAAAAGGACGAGATGACCCTTGGGCAGCGGATGAGTAGATTAGAGGAGCGAATGCTTAGATTAGAGGTTATGTTGGAAGAGAAGTTTAAGGCCATCGATCAAAGGTTTGAGGCAGTCAATCAAAGATTTGAGGCAGTCGATCAAAGGTTTGAGGCGGTCAATCAGAGGATTGACGATTTGAAGGCCAGCGTTGAGGAGAGGTTTAATTATGTCTATATAATGTTAGGCGGTATTTTAGCTCTATTAGGCGGCGTTTTTGCTCTTATGGGGATTATGCTTAGCAAGGTGGTTTCGGTGTTGAGCGAAGAAAGGCCGATAGGTCACCGGCATTATGAGCAGATACAGAGGAGAGAGGATGAGATAGAGGCTGAAATCAGGTCAATAAAGCGGAGAGAAGAAGAGATATTCGGCCGGTTAGAGAATCGGGTAGGCCGAATAGAAGAACAACTCCCGGTGGCAGCCTGAGAGCAGGCCCAGGCAGCCTGGCGCGTGGGATTTGTCCACCGAGGAGTGACCCAGACATCTGGCTGGTGATTTAGAAGTGCAATAGGCGATAGGCAATAGTCAATAGCCAGTAGGTAATAGCCAATAGGCAATAACTAATAGGCAATAGCCGATAGGTAATAGCCAGTAGCCAATAGTCCTTTTGGTCCTTTTGGTCCCTTTGGTCCTTTTGGTCCCTTTGGTCCTTTTGGTCCCTTTGAGTTAAAGAGCTCTTGGCTAATAATGAGACTTAGCGCGTAGCGCATGAAAATAAATCTTAAATCTAAGTAAGGAGGAA
The genomic region above belongs to bacterium and contains:
- a CDS encoding prepilin-type N-terminal cleavage/methylation domain-containing protein, whose amino-acid sequence is MGYNTIKSDKGFTVIEVIISTAILLVMVLSIYTFFVSGLFSSLKGENKSRAVQIVRFAMDGELTNPRNPGLIDELRRAGKITLADEDSINFDITDTSGVTINTIDYSYLEPVSLATTASIQRADTQGSAVIADHILHPDGLQFTYFDGNGDTLAFPIGDPSVIRQIQVEIKTDINGDGQPDAVLTTKVAPRNL
- the cmk gene encoding (d)CMP kinase — translated: MSDEQRQTDPRLDDPQADAPNSKLIIAIDGPAGSGKSTAARILAQKLGYKYVDTGAMYRAVTLKGLRLGVDLSGEEIVAILSETKIDFKDSRLYLDGEDVSQEIRTGPVTANVSKVAANAGVRACLVALQREMGDSGGIVMEGRDIGTVVFPEADLKFYLDASLAERARRRSQELTEEHDPERLKEEIKLRDEKDKGRQSGPLKLAEGALLIDTTELGIEEVVEKLRVKSEELMVKRGKR
- a CDS encoding lysophospholipid acyltransferase family protein, translating into MSYRIIQFILGLVFRLILRLKVVGEENIPPSGPVLIASNHISYLDPPLLGVAVRGRQLNFMAKAELFKFAPFAWVLRSLHAFPVKRKSADRKAIMRAVNILKEGQAFLLFPEGTRSHNGQLGRGQPGAGIIISQAQKSCALSIIPARIRGSELALPRGAFFIRPKPVEVKFGPPVLLEKVPEGKEGYQQVVDTVMEEIGRL
- a CDS encoding CBS domain-containing protein, translating into MNSKPNDPQAGAPNSKFVCAEDIMTRQVVTARPDMSVKEVASLLVKYKISGLPVVDSSDRLIGIVTEADLVHQETNLHLPSVLTILDSFLVLESPKHFEEKLRKMVADKVGDIMSRQVIAVSPQAAVAEVATIMSQKRIHLLPVVSNQKLVGIISKADLVRFIAGE
- the def gene encoding peptide deformylase, with protein sequence MPILPINIYGDAILKRKAKAVTQIDQRLYDLAANMAFTMESYHGIGLAAPQVGVGRRIIVLGINQEQSKELITLVNPEIIEAEGEAVQEEGCLSLPKMKGEVKRAHRLILKGWDLQNKEVKMVATDLFARVIQHEIDHLNGTLFIDRMDKEQRNFLLTQFKEARRRKK
- a CDS encoding XrtA system polysaccharide deacetylase, coding for MLNALTIDVEDYFQVSAFESIVSRQDWSLYECRVEPNTRLILNILREAGVKATFFILGWVAEHFRSLVAEIAFEGHEIASHGYAHQLIYNQSKDEFREDIEKSIDLLEGITGEPVLGYRAPSYSITRNSWWALDVLIEAGLKYDSSIFPIHHDRYGIPDFPRFPHQIRDDFYEFPISTLKIGGMNFPMAGGGYFRLLPYPITRWAINRINDRERQPVIFYLHPWEFDPDQPKQPIGGLSRFRHYVNLDKTEAKFRRLLEDFQFAPVKEILGIGDCGLRIGG
- a CDS encoding retroviral-like aspartic protease family protein, whose translation is MGRIVSHVTVENPLNPESRVECDALVDTGASHMILPQAWRARLGELRELGTVEMETADQSLLRGTACGPVQIQIEGFRPIFTEVVFVDMKPEDGKYEPLLGYIVLEQSQAAVDMLGHRLIYVKHLDLK
- a CDS encoding glycosyltransferase family 4 protein, translated to MKILTLTTLFPNPKQPHLGLFVRERVKAMSHLCELKVVAPIRWPSRWRMADGGFRIRNPKSEIQNPKLEVFHPSVFLWPGIGRSLHWVAYFLSVVRTISRLRQTFSFDLLDVHYAYPDGAAGVLLGKYLKVPVSITVRGTDINLFSRERLRGRVIQWALVEADLVIAVSVDLGRKVVDLGVSPEKVKIIPNGVDSEKFYPVNPAEARRQLGLSSESLVILSVANLIKTKGIHHIIEAVKEVREKGKEVNLIIVGEGQARPGLERQIRDLGLIDSVKLIGACEQTQLYLWYNAANLFCLASYREGCPNVLLEALACGCPVAAVEVGGVPEIITSEDYGLLVKSPPDRGSLSEAIWKALNKDWDREKLISYARERTWDKVAEQVMIEFNQIADCESRIANCELRI
- a CDS encoding polysaccharide deacetylase family protein, with the protein product MYVLITVDTESSKRRGKPLPYEQMVYGRVGEECFGIPKIISICNQYGLGATFFVSVFEAQHYGADLIKKTCLDIAEAGHDVQLHTHPNWIYSDWLMWQYPLERQIELIKRGKEMLCQFLGEPPIAHRAGAFGADFNTLKALAANAIPIDSSFFFGYPYCRLTSPPLSKNGISVISGMQMAASAIRHSPSANGVVEIPPTIFTEIKLGSFKRYRNLDPYTTSLPEMIRVVKQAKERGLKTVVVLLHSFTFLRMDRDRTRFEPDWKDIKKFDQFCAWLKGEPGIEVVTMKQIADLESEIRNPKSAISMSAIRHPKSEIEDDLVPHPGMPYTLMRSFTHFRKSRKNKLVAIFSLSTGLFLLMFLGWLIGFR